DNA from Eulemur rufifrons isolate Redbay chromosome 4, OSU_ERuf_1, whole genome shotgun sequence:
GATGCTGCGGGGAAGACGACGATCCTGTACAAGCTGAAGCTCGGGGAGATCGTGACCACCATTCCCACCATAGGTGAggcagggtggggcggggccgtggagggggggcggggcgggggtggggagaggtggggggcGTGGAGACGGGGCGGGGccgtggggcgggggcggggccagtgGGCGTTCCCTCACCCTGCGCCCCGCCCAGGCTTCAACGTGGAGACGGTGGAGTACAAGAACATCAGCTTCACGGTGTGGGACGTGGGCGGCCAGGACAAGATCCGGCCTCTGTGGCGCCACTACTTCCAGAACACACAAGGTGAGGGAAGCAGCCTCCCGGCGGGGCACAGGACCACCAGGGCCCACCCCGGCCCCCGCAGCTGGGCCCGTGGCCTGTGGGTGTGCTGGGTGGGGTGCCCCAGGGTCGGCGTGACGCTGGCTGCCCCGCAGGCCTGATCTTTGTGGTGGACAGCAATGACCGAGAGCGCGTCAACGAGGCCCGTGAGGAGCTCATGCGGATGCTGGCTGAGGATGAGCTCAGGGACGCGGTCCTCCTGGTGTTCGCCAACAAGCAGGTAGGTGCCTGGGCCGACGAGGGCAGAGTGAGGCAGGCGGGCCGCTGTTCTCTGCCCCAGGGAGGCCCCCTTGCTGACCCCTCTTTTCCCCCAGGACCTGCCTAACGCCATGAATGCGGCCGAGATCACAGACAAGCTGGGGCTGCACTCCCTCCGCCACAGGAACTGGTACATTCAGGCCACCTGTGCCACCAGTGGGGACGGGCTCTATGAAGGACTGGACTGGCTGTCCAATCAGCTCCGGAACCAGAAGTGAACGCGACACCCCCCCTTCCTCTCCGCCCTCCGCTTCACTCTCATGTGGCAAACGTGCGACTCTGTGGTATGAGTGCCAGAAGCTGTCTCCGTGGTTTGGTCACAGTGTGCATCGCACCATGCTGTAAATGTGGCAGACGCAGCCTGCAACCAggttttttatttaatgtaaatagTTTTTGTTTCCAATGAGGCAGTTTCTGGTACTCCTATGCAATATTACTCagctttttttattgtaaaaaggaaaatcaaCTTACTGTTCAGTGCTGAGAGGGGTTTAGGCCCGAGAGCACCTGGCCACCAGGAGCCACTGTTGGAGCCCGGGCCCTCCTGGCTGGAGGGCTGTATTGAGATCTATTGGTTTTTAACCCAGACtcagtgcattttttaaaatagctaaaatccAAGTCGAGAACACTTGAACACACAGAAGGGAGACCCCACCTGCTTAGTGTAGGTTTGCAGCGACAGCCTGAATGCCAGCCATTGGCTCGGCTGTTCCCCTCGGGGACGTGAGGCAGTGGCACGCAGACCTCTCGTCAATTCTGCATGGTCACCGTAGAGACCCTGTGACTCATTTGTTCCTGGGGCACCCTGCATTCCATAGCCTTGCTTGTCCCCGTGCTCCCTTGGCTCCTGGGGGCCTGGCTGGGAGCCCCTGGCCACCCTCCCGCCCGCTCAGGGGACGCGGGGTCCACTCGTCCCTTGGTCAGCATCCCCCGCGCTCGCTGCCGCTCAGACACAGGCGAGAAGTCTGGGGCCTCACCAGCAGGAGTGTGGACGAGCTGGGCGCCTGGGCCCCGGCCCCAGGAgcaacccccgcccccacccatgTGTGAAGTAGCTTTCTCTCCCTCAGCCTGCAAGGGTCCGATTTGCCATCGAAAAAGATGACCTCTACtcttttctcttgtattttgatAAACACTGAAGAAGCTGGAGCTGTTAAATTTATCTTGGGGAAAACCTCAGAACTGGTCTATTTGGTGTCGTGGAACCTCTTACTGCTTTCAATACACGATTAGTAATCAACTGTTTTGTATActtgttttcagttttcatttcgaCAAACAAGCACTGTAATTATAGCTATTAGAATAAAATCTCTTCACTATTTCACGGGCTTCCCGGTGCTTCCATGCTGCTGCCAACAGATGCCCCCAGCAGGGTGCGGTGGGAGCAGGCAGCTTCACGCCGGAAGAGTGCAGGTGCCCTCCCCTCGcccaggtggggggtggggaagaggttCTCCCAGCAGGACCCCATGCATGACCTGGCTGGTCTGTggtcccctccccaccaggcccagccagTGAGACCTGGGCTGTGCAGTGGGGGGAGGCCAGTGGGCAGGGCCACCACTAGCCCATGGGTGCTTTAGCCCAGGGGAGGGCCCCTCCCTGGGGTGAGGAGGACTACCTGGACTTCTTGTTGGGGTGTGGCCACCAAAAGGCCCAAGACCTGCCCTCTGTGGGCAGCGTCAGGGGCTGTGGAGAGGCTACCCAGGAAGCAGCCTCTG
Protein-coding regions in this window:
- the ARF1 gene encoding ADP-ribosylation factor 1, with the protein product MGNIFANLFKGLFGKKEMRILMVGLDAAGKTTILYKLKLGEIVTTIPTIGFNVETVEYKNISFTVWDVGGQDKIRPLWRHYFQNTQGLIFVVDSNDRERVNEAREELMRMLAEDELRDAVLLVFANKQDLPNAMNAAEITDKLGLHSLRHRNWYIQATCATSGDGLYEGLDWLSNQLRNQK